The Pimelobacter simplex genomic sequence TTCGCAGCCGCATCTCCTGGCGCCGCTTGTCGCCGTTCTCGCCTGTCCGAGGAGAGTCCCGTGGAGTGGTGGGGTTTGAGGGTCAGCGGCGGGGCTGCGTGAAGTAGGCGGCCATCGGCGGGATCTTCGGTGTGAAACGACCAAGTCACGCACTGAAGGAGAACCACCGATGGCCTTGTCCCAGTCTGCCCTGTCTGAGTTGCTCGAGGCGTTCCGCACCGGCGATGGCGTCGACATGATCCGCGAGTCGGTCCGCACTGTGCTCCAAGAGCTCGTCGAGTTCGAAGCTGCGGGCGCGATCGGCGCCGAGCGCTACGAGCGCACCGAGGACCGCGTCACCGAACGCAACGGCACCCGTCCCAAGCTGCTGGCTACCAAGGCCGGCGACGTCGAGCTGCGGATCCCCAAGCTCCGCAAGGGATCGTTCTTCCCTTCGATCCTGGAGCCGCGGCGCCGGATCGACCAAGCGCTGTACGCGGTGGTGATGGAGGCCTACGTCCACGGCATCTCGACCAGGAGCGTGGACGACCTGGTCGTCGCCCTCGGCGCCGACTCCGGGATCAGCAAGTCCGAGGTCTCCCGGATCTGTGAGCAGCTCGATGAGTCGGTCGGCGCGTTCCGCACCCGGCCGCTGGACCACACGCCCTTCCCGTACGTCTACCTCGACGCGACCTACCTCCACGTCCGGAACAAGCCCGGCAAGGGCGGCCAGGTCGTATCCATGGCGGTCGTGGTCGCCACCGGGATCGCCGCCGACGGCAGCAGGGAGGTCCTCGGACTCGACGTCGGCGACAGCGAGGACGAGACGTTCTGGCGAAGCTTCCTGCTCAGCCTCAAGCAGCGCGGCCTGTCCGGAGTGCAGCTGGTCATCAGCGATCAGCACTCCGGGCTCGTGAAGGCGTTGAAGCGGTCCTTCCAAGGCTCCGCGCACCAGCGCTGCCGGGTCCACTTCGCCCGCAACCTGCTCGCGCACGTGCCCAAGAGCCACGCCGACATGGTCGCCGCGGTGTTCCGCACGATCTTCGCCCAGCCCGATCCCGAGGCCGTCGCCGCCGCGTGGGACGAGGTCCGCGACCAGCTCGCCAAGTCGTTCCCCAAGGTCGCTCCGCTGATGGACGAGGCCAAGGCCGAGGTCCTCGCGTTCACCGCGTTCCCCAAGGCCCACTGGCGCAAGATCTGGTCCACCAACCCGCTCGAGCGGGTCAACAAGGAGATCAAGCGCCGCAGCCGAGTGGTCGGGATCTTCCCGAACGCGGCCGCCGTGATCAGACTGGTCGGCGCGGTCCTCATCGACATGCACGACGAGTGGATCGCCGGCGATCGCCGCTACCTCTCAGAGGAGTCCATGGCGCTGCTCAACGACCCGATGGATACTGGTGACCACGCCGCCATCGACAGCGGCGAGTAGGACACCGAGGATCCCCTCAAAGCCCACCACCCCGCGGGGCTCTGTCCCTGTCCGCTCGGGCGCCCGGTTGCATCCGGGGTTGCCGCGTAAGCCGTTCGGGTCTGCTGCACGATCCGGTGACAGGATTAATGTGAGGCTCGAGGGTCACGCGCCATCGAACTGTCGGCCGCGCAGCGAGTGTGCCCGCCGGATCGGCAGTGGTTCTATTTATCGCGGTCAACACGGCAAGTACCCACTCGACATCGGAGCAAAACTCACTGCGGAACCCGCGTCAGACGCGGGTTGGCGGCATCAAACCTGGGCCGCTTCAGCGTTCCTACGACGTAGCGGTAGGGACGCCGAAATGGACGAGAGCCCGTTCGTTGATTGTGATGGTGCTGTCGGGAGTGAGCCGTCTGGTCGGCAGCTTCTCCGTGGGCAACAGAGTCTTGGTTCGGTAGAAGGACCGGACGACGAACTCGATGAAATAGAAGGGTGTGATCGGTCCCGTCGCAGCGATCCGACAGTGCGGATACTGGCCGAACGTGACATGGGCCCTACCCCCGGATCTTGGACACGGGGTGTGATTACGCGGCGGGCTGCAGCGTAGCGGCGTGGCCGGTCTCGTAGGCGATCGGCGACAGGTAGCGACACCACGAATGGCGCCGCCGGGTGTTGTAGCGGGTCAGCCACTTGAAGACCTGGCGACGGCAGGCGAGCTCGTCGGACCAGGTCCGCTCGTCTTGGAGGACCTCCCGCTTCAGCGCGGCGTTGAATGACTCCGCCAACGCGTTGTCGGCCGAGGACCCGACGGCACCCATCGACTGGGTCACGCCGAGCTTCGCGCAGAGCTTGGCGTAGTCCTTCGAGCAGTAGACCGACCCGTGGTCGCTGTGGAAGATCGCCCCGGCCAGTGATCCGCGGGTCGCGGCCGCGGCCTTGAGCGCGTCCTCAACGAGCTCGGTGCGCATGTGATCCGCGATCGCCCAGCCCGCGAGCCGACGGCTGTAGCAGTCGATCACGGTGGCCAGGTACAGGTTGGTGCCGTCTGCGATCGGCAGGTAGGTGATGTCGCCGACGTAGCGCTGGTTCGGCGCCGGGGCGGTGAAGTCCCGCTTGAGTAGATCGGGCACCTTCTGTCCCGATGGCTCGGGGATCGTGGTCCGCACGCGTCGCTTCTTGACGTAGCCGCAGATACCGGCCGCACGCATCACGCGGGCGACGCGCTTGTGGTTGACCCGCTGCTCAGGCGGTGCGCCGTCGTTGAGGTCGGCGGTGATCCGAGGCGCGCCTTGGGTGTTGTCAGCCTCGTGGACCTTGCGGATCCGCTCGACCAGCGCGGCGTCCGCGGCGGCCCGCTCGGCCCGCGCTGGTGCCCCGGCCTTCCACGCGTAGTAGGAGGAGCGCTCGATCTCGACGAGCTCACACAGTCGCTTCACCGTCCAGCCAGGGCGGGAGGTGGCGGAGTTGTCGGCGACGAACTGGAAGCGACTCACCAGCGCGTCTCCCCGGCGAAATACTTGGCCGCCCGCTGGAGGATCTCCCGCTCGGTCGTCAGCTTCGTTGTCTCTGCCCGCAGCGCCGCATTCTCGGCCTCGAGCCGGGCGATCTTCTGCTCCGGCGTCTCATCGGCCGGCCCGGACTGGCTCGACTTCGACGGCGTGGCTTGCAGTGGGCTGGAGGTCAGTGTCCCGTCAGCGGCGGTCTTCTTGCCGGTCCCGTAGACCTCGAGCCAGTGCCGCAGGGTGCCGCGCACGATGCCGAGGTCCTCGGCGATGCCGCGGACTGTGGCGCCCGGGGTGGACTCGTACAAGTCGACGGCCTGACGACGGAACTCCTCGGAGTAGTTCTTCCTGGCCATGGTTCCTGGATCATCTCGCTTCCCCAGCAGATGCTGGATTCAGCGTGTCCAAGAACCGGGGTCAGGCCCCCATGGGCGATCGGATGGTGCACGTCGGCCACCGCATCGTCTCGGGTGTCGTAATCAAACCTCAGCGGCGTGGTGACCGCGCGTAGGTCGACCACGTCGCCAAACACCTCGTCCTCGAGATAGATCTCGGGGTCTTGCTGAAACGGGGTCAGGTCTGGTGAGGGCAGGTAGGCCAGCCGGGAGCGGCGCAGATCCCCTGGCGCGGCAGACTCGAACTCGAACCGAACCTGCACGATACCGCCGTCGAGGAAGCGCAGGTCGTACGCCCTTCGTTCGGTGAGTTGGGCATGGAGTTCGCTGTAAGGGATCGATGCCATCACGTTGACGTCCGGATCCGACCAGTACGCCGCTTCTAGCGTGATGACTTGAGTTCCGTCGCCGCTATTGCCGATGGTTCTGCGGTGGACGAAGTTCTGGTCGTCGACCAGCCCGCTCTCGAGGAGCGCCGCGGTGAGCTCGTGAACCTCGCGCTCGAACTCCGCGACGGGTTCAGTCCTGGGCATCGGTGAAGAGGTCGCGCAGATTCGCGACGGTCTCGGCGTCGAGGTCTTCAAGCATGACCTCGCCCGACGCGAGGTCGGCGGCCAGACCAGCGATCGACTTGTCGTAGCTCTTGACCCGCTTCTCTGTGGCTCGGGACATGTCGCGGTGGAGGACCTGCATGGTCGCCCGCTCCTCCTCAGTCGGATAGCGGAAACTGAGGGCGAAGTCGTGTTCCTTGACCTGGTCGTACTCCTCGATCAGGGCATCCATTTCCTCCCCGATACCGCACACGCGTACCCATGCCTTGCTGCGGGTGATCGCCGTGAACAGGCGGTTCCGCACGCGCGCGAGGTTGGCAGTTGCTGTCATCGAGTCGTCGGCGTTGATGATGTAGACCATTGCTGCCTCGTTGCCCTTCGCCCGATGGATCCCGGTGAAGGTCACGCTCTGCTCGTCGTTCTTGAAGAAGACGTCCGCGCCCGTGTCGACGCCAGCGAGGTGGGATTGGATCTTCATGTCGTATAGCCGCTTGCGCACGATGCCGACGGCGTTTCGGGTCCTGATCGGGTCAGGGTTGATGACGATGATGTCGTTGGGCGCCAGCTCGTCGTGCTCGAGGTTGATCTTGATCTGCTCAGCGACCCACTCAGCTTGCTGACGGGCGGTGGGGAACGACCGGAACTCCAGGAGGTCCTCGATGGGTGAGTGCTCCTCCAGGAAGCGTGGGCTGGATCCTTCGTCGCGGACGAGGGCGACCTGCTTGCCTTCCTCGAGCTGGCCGCTGCGGACTCGATAGCCGATGTCGTCCCACAGGCTCTTCTGCTCAAAGATCTGCACCAGACCAGTGGTCGACTTTGCGGGCTTGACCCGATAAATACCGAAGCCGAGGGCGTGTGCGGTCACCAGCAGGGGACGCGAGTTCCGATAGCATTTCTCCAAGATGATGTCGCGGCGGCCGCCTTCGTTGTCGACATCGAACCTGACGCGGGGCTCGCCACGGTCGTTGAGACCAAAGATCTCTTCGGGCGGTGCTAGTCCGGCTCCGTTGAGGGTCTGGAGTTCGTCGTAGGCGTAGACCAGGAGTTTCTCGTCGCCGAGCATCTCGTAGCACATGCGGAGGAAGTCGGCGGGCAGGTCCTGGGCCTCGTCGACCAGTAGCACGTCGAACGACTGTCGGATCGAAGTGGCGTCCTTGAGCGCCGCGGCGCACGCCCAACCCAAGGGATCGATGCTGCCGAACTCAGTCTTGGCGCGCCCGAAGTCGCGGTATGCGACGCCGTTGTCGGCACAGAATCGGTGGTACACGCCGTCGCGTGCGGGCCCGCCCGGGGCACCCCACGCGGTCAGCACGTGAATCTTCGACCAGTCGGGCTCGTCGCCGGTCTGTTCGATCGTGAAGGTGTTGATCAATCGGCGGAACTGCGCGCTGAGTGAGCGGGTGTTGAACGTGACACCGATGCGCCACCCCGGGTGCTGGGCGTGCAGATAGGCGGCCTTCAACGCGAGGACGACGGTCTTGCCGGAGCCAGCGAGACCGCGGATGCGTTGCACGTCGTGTGCGGTTTCGATGACGGCGCGACTCTGCTGGGCGTCCAGTGTCGCGATCGAGCTCTCCAAGCGCTTCAGCTTCGCTCCGCGAGAGTTGACGGTCTCCACTGTCCGCGTGGTCCCGGTCCGTCGGATCCCGGAGATGCTCTGCAATGCCGACACAGTGCGCCGGTAGAGGTCGTCGTTGCCGCCATCCCATTCGAAGTCCTCGAGCGCGCCCGCCAAGCTGGACTGGTTGACGACGGGGTATTCGGATCCGTCCTCCACGGCGAGGTGGGCGTCGCCCAGTGCCGGGGCGAACGTGATCGCCTGAACCTCGACCTTCAGGCTACGGCGGCGGACGAGATCGGCGTGCTGCAGCAGTCTGATCTCGATCAGCCGCGCCGAGTTGGCGTGCCTCAGACATTTCGGACAGTGGATCAAATAAGGTCCATTCCGAAATGGAGGTAACTAGTTAATGCCGGAAAAGCGTCGAAAGTTCACGCCTGAGTTCAAGGACGAGGCCGTGAAAATGGTGATCGAGTCGTCTCGTTCGATCGCCGAGGTCGCCCGCGAGATCCACGTCAATGAAGGCACGCTGGGAAACTGGTGCGCGAAGTACCGGGAGGCGAACCCCGAGGAAGAGTCGCCACTGTCGATATCGGAGCGTGCCCGACTTCGTGAGCTCGAGAGTGAAGTTCGCGAACTGCGGATGCGTAACGAGTTCTTGGGAAAAGCGGCGGCCTTCTTCGCCCAGGAGTATCGGTGAGCGCGAAATACGAGTTCATCGACGCGCAGAAGGCGCACTATCCGGTGGTCAAGATGTGCGCCTGGGCCGGGGTGTCCCGGTCTGGCTTCTACGACTGGGCCGACCGGCCCGCCTCGGCCACCGCACAGCGTCGCGAGCGACTCAAGGCCGTGATCGAGGCCGTCTTCGACGACTCCGACGCCACCTACGGCTACCGGCGGATCCACGCTTCCCTCGGCCGCATGGGCGAGGACGCCAGCCCGGAGCTGGTGCGGGGGCTGATGCGCGAGCTCGGACTGGTGCCGTGCCAGCCCCGGCCGTCCCGGCCGACCACCACCATCGCCGGCGACGCCGCCGCAGTGCCCGACCTCCTCGGACGCGACTTCACCGCCCACGCGCCGGGAACCAAACTCGTCTCCGATATCACCTACATCGGCACGGATGAGGGCTGGTTGTACCTGGCGACGGTGATCGACTGCGCCACCAAGGCCTGCATCGGCTACGCCATGGCCGACCACATGCGCACCTCTTTGGTAGTCGAGGCATTGGATATGGCCGCACGCAACTACACCCTGGAATCACAATGTGTGATCCACTCGGATCGCGGAACGCAATACATGAGCGACGAATTTGCCCGCGCAGCCTCACGACTCGATCTTCGCCGGTCGGTGGGTAGAACTGGGATCTGTTTCGATAACGCGTTAGCCGAATCGTTCAACGCAGCGGTGAAAGTCGAACGGGTCAATCGCGTGACCTATCCCACCCGCGACGAAGCGAGGAAAGACGTGGCCCGGTACATCGAATTCCGCTATAATCGCCTACGTCTTCATTCAGCACTCGGCTACCGCACCCCACAAGAGGTCCACGACGAGTACTGCAACCAGCAGCAGGCAGCGTAAAAACACAATTAATCACTGTCCGAAATTTGCGCGGCAGCCCAAGTCATCCTGTCGGTCCTGATACTGGCCGAGTTCGCTGCCCTCGACGATGTCGAACACGATTACGCCCAGCTCCGGTGACACGTAGACCGCGTCGACCGGTCGGCTTCCGTCGGGAGTGGTGGTCACCGGGAATCCGACGAACAACTCGCCGCCCGATGGTGCTGCCGGATCCGACTCGAAGAACGAGGCAAGGGCCTCGCTGGCCGCAGGCTTCGCGTTCGTGCCCCGCACCACGACGTTACGATCAGCCATCAATCCGCCCCTCACTCGACCGGGGGGAACGATAGCCCGTCGCGCTGACGTTCGGCGGCCAGGCGTCGAGGTGCTTGGTGGATCGTGACTTCGCGGCGGGCCAAGGAGCCTGACTTCGGGCACCGCCCCCGAGGGCGCTGGCGCTGTAGCCTTCAGTCGAGGCGGCTCGCAGGATGGAATGGCGCCGCGTGCAGTAGTTTTCTTTACTGCGGTCAACACCGTAAGTACCTACGCCAACGCCATTCGGTCTCGACCGACCCCGCTCCGGACCTAGCGCCGACGCGAGGGGTAAGGCACCTGTCACCTGCTCGTGCAGCAGACCCCCTCGATTGGGATGAGCCCTCTATCGTCGGTTCATGATCACTCGACTGAACCCCTACCTCAGCTTCGCGGGTGATGCCTCGGCCGCCCTGGCGTTCTACCAGGACATCTTCGGCGGCGATCTCACGATCAACCACTTCGGCGACTTCGGCACCGACGACCACGGCATGGGCGACCAGGTCATGCACGGCCAGCTGTCAACAGCGTCTGGCCTCACGCTGATGGCCGCCGACATGCTGCCGGGCGAGACGTTGCGGCCCGGGAACAACCTCGCGGTCAGCCTCGGCGGGGACGACACCGAGGAACTGCGCGGCTACTGGCAGGCGCTGTCGGACGGAGGGACCGTGACGGTCGAGCTGGCCACCCAGCCGTGGGGCGACGAGTTCGGGATGTGCGTCGACCGGTACGGGACCTCGTGGCTGGTCAACATCATCGGGGGCGGCTGACCTACCCGATCCGCGCTGCGCCCGGTCGATCAGGCTGTCCGTCGGTACCGCAGGTCGGCGATGCCGCGGCCGGCGGCAGTCCCCTTGCGCTCGAACCTCGTCACCGGCCGCTCGGCCCAGCGATCGACCACGCCACCCTCGAGGCCCGGCTCGGCATCGAGCACCCGCACCATCTGCTCGGCGTAGTCGGCCCAGTCGGTGGCCAGCCGCCACACGTCCCCGGACGGAGGCGACTCGCCGCGAGGGCCGCGAAGGGTGGGGTGACCAGCCGGCGCTTGTGGTGCCGGGGTCTGCTGCACGATCCGGTGACAGGATGGCGCAGTGCCCGAGTCGGCCAGCGCCGGCGACCTGAGCGCTCGCATCGCAAGCAAACCTCGTTTGGCCAGGTCAGCATGCAGTGGTTTTCTTTACTGCGGTCAACGTCCGCAAGTTCGTGGTGCGGGCGGCGCGGCTGGCCGAGCTGGTCGAGCTCGGGACGCTGACGCCCGAGGCGGCGCGGTTCCTGGAGGCGTCGGTGCGGGCCGGGCTCAACATCCTGGTCACCGGCGGCACCCAGGCCGGCAAGACCACCCTGCTCAACTGCCTGGCGGCCGCGATCCCCGGTGGGGAGCGGGTGATCTCGGCCGAGGAGGTCTTCGAGATCCGCTTCCCGCACCCCGACTGGGTCGCGCTCCAGACCCGCCAGGAGGGTCTCGAGGGCACCGGCGAGGTGCGTCTGCGCGACCTGGTCAAGGAGTCGCTGCGGATGCGGCCCAGCCGGATCATCGTCGGCGAGGTGCGCGCCGAGGAGTGCCTCGACCTGCTGATCGCGCTCAACGCCGGGGTGCCGGGCATGTGCACGCTCCACGCCAACAGTGCCCGCGAGGCGCTGACCAAGGCCTGCACGCTGCCGCTGCTGGCGGGCGAGAACATCTCGGCGCGGTTCGTCGTACCGACGGTGGCGGCGTCGGTCGACCTCGTCGTGCACCTCGCCCTCGATCCCTCGGGCGTACGCCGGGTGAGCGAGGTCGTCGCGGTGCCCGGACGGATGGAGGGCGACGTGATCGAGACCGAGACGATCTTCGAGTGGCGCGAGGGCGCGCTGCGCCGGGGGATCGGCCTGCCGCCGCGGATCGAGCGGTACGAGCGGGCCGGGGTCGACGTCGTCCGGCTGCTGCGCGAGGCCCGGTGACGACATGGGTGCGCTCGTCGGTCTGGGGTTCGGGCTCGGCTGCCTGCTGATCGCCCGGGCGCTCACCCAGCCTGCGCCCGTTGACGCCACAGTGTCGCCGTCGCCGCGAAAGCACGTCGACCGCGAACTCGTCGCCCTGTGCCTGACCAGCGGGCTGGTCGGTGCCGTGCTCGCGCTGGGGCTCACCCACGTGCTGCCGATCGCGGTGGTGCTCGGTGCGCTCGCCGGCTACCTCCCGCTCGCGCTCGCGCAAGGTCGGGCACGGCGCCGGCAGCGTGAGCTCGCGGAGGTGTGGCCCGAGGCGGTCGACGACCTCGCTTCCGCCGTACGGGCGGGGATGTCGCTGCCCGACGCCGTCGCCGCGCTCGAGGTACGCGGCCCGGGCCCGTTGCGGCCGGCGTTCGCGGCGTTCGCGCTCGACTACCAGGTCTCCGGCCGGTTCGGTGACTGCCTCGACCGGCTGGGGGAGCGGCTGGCCGACCCCGTCGGCGACCGCGTGGTCGAGGGACTGCGGATCGCGCGCGAGGTCGGCGGGGGTGACCTCGGACGGCTGCTGCGCAACCTGTCCGGCTACCTGCGCGACGACCTGCGCACCCGCTCCGAGCTCGAGGCGCGCCAGTCGTGGGCGGTCAACGGCGCCCGGGTCGCGGTCGCGGCGCCGTGGCTGGTGCTGCTGGTGATGTCGACCCAGCCGACCGTGCTCGCGCGCTACCAGTCGGCCGGCGGGGTCGTCGTCCTGGCGGCCGGTGCGGCGCTGTGCGTGGCCGCCTACCGGCTGATGATCCGGCTTGGCCGGCTGCCCGCCGAACGGCGGATCCTGCGATGAGCGCCGCACTCGCCGGCGGCCTCGTCGGACTCGGTACGGCGCTCGGCCTGCTTCTCGTCGTCGTCCGGGTGGCTGCGATCCGCCGGCCGCCGCTCGAGGCGCGGGTGCTGCCCTACGTCCGGGACCTCCTGCCCGCCGCCACCGCGGCGACGCCGGCGCGGACCGCGACCGGCCGTGGCCCGGGCGCGGGTCTCGGCGTCCTCGCGGGGCTCGGCGACCTGG encodes the following:
- a CDS encoding DUF2290 domain-containing protein, with product MRGVATCRRSPTRPATPLRCSPPRNHTPCPRSGGRAHVTFGQYPHCRIAATGPITPFYFIEFVVRSFYRTKTLLPTEKLPTRRLTPDSTITINERALVHFGVPTATS
- a CDS encoding IS3 family transposase (programmed frameshift) is translated as MPEKRRKFTPEFKDEAVKMVIESSRSIAEVAREIHVNEGTLGNWCAKYREANPEEESPLSISERARLRELESEVRELRMRNEFLGKSGGLLRPGVSVSAKYEFIDAQKAHYPVVKMCAWAGVSRSGFYDWADRPASATAQRRERLKAVIEAVFDDSDATYGYRRIHASLGRMGEDASPELVRGLMRELGLVPCQPRPSRPTTTIAGDAAAVPDLLGRDFTAHAPGTKLVSDITYIGTDEGWLYLATVIDCATKACIGYAMADHMRTSLVVEALDMAARNYTLESQCVIHSDRGTQYMSDEFARAASRLDLRRSVGRTGICFDNALAESFNAAVKVERVNRVTYPTRDEARKDVARYIEFRYNRLRLHSALGYRTPQEVHDEYCNQQQAA
- a CDS encoding IS256 family transposase → MALSQSALSELLEAFRTGDGVDMIRESVRTVLQELVEFEAAGAIGAERYERTEDRVTERNGTRPKLLATKAGDVELRIPKLRKGSFFPSILEPRRRIDQALYAVVMEAYVHGISTRSVDDLVVALGADSGISKSEVSRICEQLDESVGAFRTRPLDHTPFPYVYLDATYLHVRNKPGKGGQVVSMAVVVATGIAADGSREVLGLDVGDSEDETFWRSFLLSLKQRGLSGVQLVISDQHSGLVKALKRSFQGSAHQRCRVHFARNLLAHVPKSHADMVAAVFRTIFAQPDPEAVAAAWDEVRDQLAKSFPKVAPLMDEAKAEVLAFTAFPKAHWRKIWSTNPLERVNKEIKRRSRVVGIFPNAAAVIRLVGAVLIDMHDEWIAGDRRYLSEESMALLNDPMDTGDHAAIDSGE
- a CDS encoding VOC family protein; translation: MITRLNPYLSFAGDASAALAFYQDIFGGDLTINHFGDFGTDDHGMGDQVMHGQLSTASGLTLMAADMLPGETLRPGNNLAVSLGGDDTEELRGYWQALSDGGTVTVELATQPWGDEFGMCVDRYGTSWLVNIIGGG
- a CDS encoding type II secretion system F family protein gives rise to the protein MGALVGLGFGLGCLLIARALTQPAPVDATVSPSPRKHVDRELVALCLTSGLVGAVLALGLTHVLPIAVVLGALAGYLPLALAQGRARRRQRELAEVWPEAVDDLASAVRAGMSLPDAVAALEVRGPGPLRPAFAAFALDYQVSGRFGDCLDRLGERLADPVGDRVVEGLRIAREVGGGDLGRLLRNLSGYLRDDLRTRSELEARQSWAVNGARVAVAAPWLVLLVMSTQPTVLARYQSAGGVVVLAAGAALCVAAYRLMIRLGRLPAERRILR
- a CDS encoding IS3 family transposase (programmed frameshift) → MARKNYSEEFRRQAVDLYESTPGATVRGIAEDLGIVRGTLRHWLEVYGTGKKTAADGTLTSSPLQATPSKSSQSGPADETPEQKIARLEAENAALRAETTKLTTEREILQRAAKYFGRGDALVSRFQFVADNSATSRPGWTVKRLCELVEIERSSYYAWKAGAPARAERAAADAALVERIRKVHEADNTQGAPRITADLNDGAPPEQRVNHKRVARVMRAAGICGYVKKRRVRTTIPEPSGQKVPDLLKRDFTAPAPNQRYVGDITYLPIADGTNLYLATVIDCYSRRLAGWAIADHMRTELVEDALKAAAATRGSLAGAIFHSDHGSVYCSKDYAKLCAKLGVTQSMGAVGSSADNALAESFNAALKREVLQDERTWSDELACRRQVFKWLTRYNTRRRHSWCRYLSPIAYETGHAATLQPAA
- a CDS encoding CpaF family protein; the protein is MVFFTAVNVRKFVVRAARLAELVELGTLTPEAARFLEASVRAGLNILVTGGTQAGKTTLLNCLAAAIPGGERVISAEEVFEIRFPHPDWVALQTRQEGLEGTGEVRLRDLVKESLRMRPSRIIVGEVRAEECLDLLIALNAGVPGMCTLHANSAREALTKACTLPLLAGENISARFVVPTVAASVDLVVHLALDPSGVRRVSEVVAVPGRMEGDVIETETIFEWREGALRRGIGLPPRIERYERAGVDVVRLLREAR
- a CDS encoding DEAD/DEAH box helicase, encoding MIHCPKCLRHANSARLIEIRLLQHADLVRRRSLKVEVQAITFAPALGDAHLAVEDGSEYPVVNQSSLAGALEDFEWDGGNDDLYRRTVSALQSISGIRRTGTTRTVETVNSRGAKLKRLESSIATLDAQQSRAVIETAHDVQRIRGLAGSGKTVVLALKAAYLHAQHPGWRIGVTFNTRSLSAQFRRLINTFTIEQTGDEPDWSKIHVLTAWGAPGGPARDGVYHRFCADNGVAYRDFGRAKTEFGSIDPLGWACAAALKDATSIRQSFDVLLVDEAQDLPADFLRMCYEMLGDEKLLVYAYDELQTLNGAGLAPPEEIFGLNDRGEPRVRFDVDNEGGRRDIILEKCYRNSRPLLVTAHALGFGIYRVKPAKSTTGLVQIFEQKSLWDDIGYRVRSGQLEEGKQVALVRDEGSSPRFLEEHSPIEDLLEFRSFPTARQQAEWVAEQIKINLEHDELAPNDIIVINPDPIRTRNAVGIVRKRLYDMKIQSHLAGVDTGADVFFKNDEQSVTFTGIHRAKGNEAAMVYIINADDSMTATANLARVRNRLFTAITRSKAWVRVCGIGEEMDALIEEYDQVKEHDFALSFRYPTEEERATMQVLHRDMSRATEKRVKSYDKSIAGLAADLASGEVMLEDLDAETVANLRDLFTDAQD